A genomic segment from Vibrio panuliri encodes:
- a CDS encoding ABC transporter permease gives MKQTIDKGMLSRPYEILHVRILAIAIVLTLLLLTVVQGEHFLTATNFQSMAFQSVELGILSLAMCIAIVLAGIDLSIIAIANLAAIAVATYLKSAEVEVLSIAHLLVCVGIACAVGVICGALNGYLIGYLGVPAILATLATMTLYGGLAIGYTGGAAISGMPQGFDVIGNGQWFGVPIPMLIFLVILALLWRMFETTVFGTHLYCVGANPKASQYSGIPVAKVLLKAHTLIGVLAAIAGLIILSRTNSANPVYGSSYILSTILIVALGGVSVLGGKGKILGVAMAIVLLQLFSTGLNMLLYKTSGSNFLKDVIWGVLLLAIIVMMHYLLNRGNRT, from the coding sequence ATGAAGCAGACAATTGATAAAGGGATGCTGAGCCGACCGTATGAGATATTGCATGTGCGTATCCTTGCCATCGCAATTGTACTGACTTTGCTTCTTCTAACGGTTGTGCAGGGCGAGCATTTCCTGACGGCCACGAACTTCCAGTCGATGGCTTTTCAAAGTGTTGAGCTTGGAATTTTGTCATTGGCGATGTGCATTGCCATTGTGCTGGCAGGGATTGATTTGTCGATCATTGCGATTGCCAATTTGGCGGCGATCGCCGTCGCGACATATCTAAAATCGGCAGAGGTGGAGGTATTAAGTATCGCTCACTTACTGGTGTGTGTCGGTATTGCATGCGCTGTTGGGGTTATTTGCGGTGCGTTAAATGGTTATTTAATTGGCTATCTAGGCGTGCCAGCCATTCTAGCGACGTTAGCCACAATGACTCTCTATGGTGGTTTGGCGATCGGCTACACAGGTGGTGCGGCCATTTCTGGGATGCCACAAGGTTTTGATGTGATAGGTAATGGCCAGTGGTTCGGTGTGCCAATCCCAATGTTGATCTTTTTGGTGATTTTAGCGCTATTGTGGCGCATGTTCGAAACGACGGTATTTGGAACTCATCTATATTGTGTTGGTGCCAACCCGAAAGCTTCACAATATTCGGGGATTCCTGTCGCGAAAGTGTTGTTAAAGGCTCATACCTTGATTGGGGTGTTGGCGGCTATCGCGGGATTGATCATTCTATCGCGTACCAATTCAGCCAACCCTGTGTATGGCTCATCTTATATTCTCAGTACCATTCTTATTGTCGCTCTTGGTGGCGTATCGGTATTAGGTGGTAAAGGCAAAATACTCGGTGTGGCGATGGCTATCGTGTTGCTACAACTATTTTCTACCGGTTTGAACATGCTGTTGTATAAAACCAGCGGCAGCAACTTCTTAAAAGATGTGATTTGGGGCGTATTACTGCTCGCCATCATTGTGATGATGCACTACTTACTCAATCGAGGAAACCGAACATGA
- a CDS encoding aminopeptidase: protein MTDQRIEQIAQMLVHHSLQIQTGEKVMIAAMEECSLPYAKALNRAIVQAGGFPQVQFVSEEMRSDLMRFGQDEQISWIPEIERYGMEWADVYIALRGASNLYQHWDIPVEKKALSQKTQGIISTARWQKTRWCLLRIPNLNMAHQAKIDEHTLMEQFYRACLLDWSQHTTEWQRLCQRLEQGSAVRIVSANTDLSFSTQGRKWVVFDGRANMPDGEIATAPLTETINGYIEFENPGVLGGQLMENLRLEWQCGVLVSATCSTNQNYLNNILATDEGAKLIGEFAFGLNPEMTTFTNDILVDEKIAGTLHIALGRAYPECGGTNISAIHWDIIKDTRIDGKVYLDGELIFERGQFLI from the coding sequence ATGACCGATCAACGAATTGAACAGATAGCTCAAATGTTAGTGCATCATTCATTGCAAATTCAAACGGGTGAAAAGGTAATGATTGCGGCAATGGAAGAGTGCAGTTTGCCTTATGCCAAAGCTCTGAATCGAGCAATTGTGCAGGCGGGTGGCTTTCCTCAGGTACAGTTTGTCAGTGAAGAAATGCGTTCCGATTTGATGCGTTTTGGTCAAGATGAGCAAATTAGCTGGATTCCAGAAATAGAGCGCTACGGTATGGAGTGGGCTGATGTGTACATTGCGCTTCGCGGCGCTTCTAACCTATATCAACACTGGGATATTCCCGTCGAGAAGAAAGCCTTGAGTCAAAAAACACAAGGGATTATCTCAACTGCTCGCTGGCAAAAAACACGTTGGTGCTTATTGCGCATCCCCAATCTCAATATGGCACATCAAGCAAAAATTGATGAACACACGTTAATGGAACAGTTCTATCGCGCTTGTTTGTTGGATTGGTCACAACATACGACGGAGTGGCAACGCCTTTGTCAGCGATTGGAGCAGGGCAGTGCGGTTCGTATTGTCAGTGCCAATACTGATTTGAGTTTCTCAACGCAAGGGCGTAAATGGGTGGTTTTTGACGGGCGTGCCAATATGCCTGATGGTGAAATAGCGACAGCCCCACTTACCGAAACTATCAATGGCTATATTGAGTTTGAAAACCCAGGGGTGCTCGGTGGACAACTGATGGAAAACTTGCGCTTAGAGTGGCAATGTGGCGTGTTAGTGAGTGCGACCTGCTCGACGAACCAAAACTACCTCAACAACATACTCGCGACCGATGAGGGTGCAAAGTTGATTGGAGAGTTTGCATTCGGCCTCAACCCAGAAATGACCACATTTACCAACGATATTTTGGTGGATGAGAAAATCGCTGGCACCTTACATATTGCCCTAGGACGGGCATATCCAGAGTGCGGGGGTACCAATATTTCTGCGATTCATTGGGACATAATCAAAGACACCCGAATTGATGGGAAAGTTTATCTTGATGGTGAACTGATATTTGAGCGTGGACAATTCTTAATTTGA
- a CDS encoding FGGY-family carbohydrate kinase, whose amino-acid sequence MEQTYYLGIDIGTYSSKGVLVDTYGEIIAQHSIAHELSVPHEGFAEHDAMQVWWGEFQAICRELISLSGIDAEQIKAVGHSAMSPCLVCADEQGKPLHAAILYGIDTRASEQQQQMYQLLGQDNIYQLSGGLLSSQSVVPKMLWVKQHMPKVWNQTHYLFSASGFITYQLTNHYCLDCYDAIAYSGIYNCHSNSWDLDSCQRLGINKPLPQLHWATEIVGKVTEDAARATGLKVGTPVLTGCADAGAEALSAGVMANGDTMLMYGSSTFFITRTPYRISSPIFWSNCFLEPDTYVVTGGTATCGSLLTWYLNQFGSQAKLDSKLHHTNPHAELMKKFEHSAPGANGLICLPYFSGERTPILDSDAKGMLFGLTLGHTDADIYRSVVEGIAMSITHNIRALGLECEVKRLLAVGGGVNNHHLLQSVSDFAQVEQSVSDRSVGASYGNCMMAAVCCGQFECLDDAVSHWVKFEQNFKANPPIVELERNYEIYLHLYQANRELMHGLSS is encoded by the coding sequence ATGGAACAGACGTATTACCTAGGAATCGATATTGGTACGTATTCCAGCAAAGGTGTGTTGGTTGATACTTATGGAGAGATCATTGCTCAACATTCCATTGCACATGAACTCTCTGTGCCTCATGAGGGATTCGCTGAACATGACGCGATGCAGGTTTGGTGGGGGGAGTTTCAAGCGATTTGCCGAGAGTTGATTTCGCTCTCAGGGATTGATGCGGAGCAGATCAAAGCGGTGGGGCACAGTGCGATGTCGCCTTGTTTAGTGTGCGCTGATGAGCAGGGCAAGCCTCTGCATGCTGCGATATTGTATGGTATTGATACGCGGGCAAGCGAACAACAACAACAGATGTATCAGTTGCTTGGTCAAGACAACATCTATCAACTCAGTGGCGGCCTGCTTTCTAGCCAATCCGTTGTTCCCAAAATGTTATGGGTTAAGCAGCATATGCCCAAGGTCTGGAACCAAACCCATTATCTGTTTTCTGCTTCGGGTTTTATTACTTACCAATTAACCAATCACTACTGTTTAGATTGTTATGATGCCATCGCTTACAGTGGCATATACAACTGCCACAGTAATAGTTGGGATCTCGATAGTTGTCAGCGGCTTGGGATAAATAAACCACTTCCACAGTTGCATTGGGCGACTGAAATTGTGGGCAAGGTGACAGAAGATGCAGCGCGAGCCACTGGGCTAAAAGTAGGCACGCCAGTGTTAACTGGTTGTGCTGATGCTGGCGCTGAAGCCTTGTCAGCAGGGGTAATGGCGAACGGTGATACGATGTTGATGTATGGCAGTTCGACATTCTTTATTACCCGTACACCTTACCGAATCAGTTCGCCTATATTTTGGAGCAATTGCTTTTTAGAGCCCGATACTTATGTGGTGACTGGTGGTACAGCAACGTGTGGTAGTTTGCTTACTTGGTATCTCAATCAGTTTGGCTCCCAAGCTAAACTCGACAGCAAACTCCATCACACTAACCCCCATGCCGAGTTGATGAAAAAGTTTGAGCATTCAGCGCCCGGTGCAAATGGCTTGATCTGTTTACCGTATTTTTCTGGAGAGCGAACCCCCATTTTAGACAGCGATGCTAAGGGAATGCTGTTTGGGTTGACGCTAGGTCATACTGATGCGGACATTTATCGCTCAGTTGTCGAAGGGATTGCGATGAGCATCACTCATAATATCCGAGCCTTGGGTTTAGAATGTGAGGTGAAGAGATTATTGGCCGTTGGTGGCGGAGTAAATAATCACCATTTATTGCAATCGGTTAGCGACTTTGCTCAAGTCGAACAGTCCGTGAGTGACCGCAGTGTGGGGGCGAGTTATGGCAACTGCATGATGGCCGCAGTGTGTTGTGGTCAGTTTGAGTGTTTAGATGACGCAGTGAGTCACTGGGTTAAGTTTGAGCAAAACTTTAAAGCCAACCCACCGATAGTTGAGTTGGAGCGAAATTACGAGATATATCTGCACCTTTATCAAGCCAATCGAGAGTTGATGCATGGCCTAAGTAGTTGA
- a CDS encoding DeoR/GlpR family DNA-binding transcription regulator, translating to MAVERRQFMLDYVWKHGELLTNQAMELFSASAPTIRRDFNKLVQSHPALTRTHGGIHIRIQDTDKEFEFDIKQNLNTQSKQEIAAKACRLIQPHDCIFLDSGSTCFELAKYLRSIPLTVVTTDVKIADLLGGARDIDLYIVGGKVRTGFFSIGDTMACDMLQQFSATLGFMSCDAVSLDAGVTNSSMFEVSVKRALMKQSKAVCMLVDEQKLETTAPYAVASLSVIKYLVTTSNADVDLLNKYRARGIEVL from the coding sequence ATGGCAGTGGAAAGACGACAGTTTATGCTCGACTATGTGTGGAAGCATGGCGAGCTTTTGACTAATCAGGCTATGGAGCTTTTTTCGGCATCTGCGCCAACTATTCGCCGCGACTTCAATAAGCTTGTTCAAAGTCATCCTGCACTGACGCGCACCCATGGTGGGATACATATAAGGATTCAAGATACCGATAAAGAGTTTGAGTTTGATATAAAACAGAACTTAAATACTCAATCAAAACAAGAGATTGCAGCCAAAGCTTGCCGACTTATTCAGCCGCATGATTGCATTTTTCTTGATTCAGGTTCGACATGCTTTGAGTTAGCCAAATATTTGCGCTCTATCCCGCTTACGGTTGTTACCACTGATGTCAAAATTGCTGACTTACTTGGGGGCGCACGAGATATTGACCTCTACATCGTGGGTGGAAAAGTGCGCACGGGGTTCTTTTCCATTGGGGATACGATGGCCTGCGATATGCTCCAACAGTTCTCTGCCACGTTAGGTTTTATGTCATGTGATGCGGTATCTCTCGACGCTGGTGTCACTAACTCCTCGATGTTCGAAGTGAGCGTCAAGCGCGCTTTAATGAAGCAGAGTAAAGCGGTGTGTATGTTGGTTGATGAGCAGAAGTTGGAAACGACTGCTCCGTATGCGGTGGCGTCACTGTCGGTAATTAAGTATTTGGTCACGACCTCAAACGCAGATGTAGATTTGCTTAACAAGTACCGAGCACGTGGTATTGAAGTGCTTTAG
- a CDS encoding LysR family transcriptional regulator produces MRLKTTLEQWQTLHHIEQAGSIQAAAQALNKSHTTLIYSVRKLEQQLGVELLAVEGRRAVLTEHGKTLLRRADSMLEQAHELEMISKQLSSGVESQITVSIDHLCDPSWLYQPMATFLADNSATSIQVVETSLSKTTDMVVNELADIAIINLPITNYPAEAFGTTTMVPVIAHNHPLASKENLRLADFATTCQIVVRDLGEDANTKRDVGWLKSRQRITVDNFDHALRAVEQGVGYCRIPLHMVKPATNTQIKQVNIEHSERYQVALHITLPKGVNTGPAALAFYHQLLSQAQTRIE; encoded by the coding sequence ATGCGCTTAAAAACAACTCTTGAGCAGTGGCAAACACTGCACCACATCGAACAAGCGGGTAGCATTCAAGCTGCGGCACAGGCGTTAAACAAAAGCCATACCACGTTGATTTATTCAGTGAGGAAACTTGAGCAGCAACTCGGCGTTGAGTTATTGGCGGTTGAAGGGCGTCGAGCGGTGCTGACTGAGCATGGCAAAACTTTGCTCCGTCGAGCCGACTCAATGCTTGAACAAGCCCATGAGCTTGAGATGATCAGTAAACAACTCAGCAGTGGCGTCGAATCGCAAATCACCGTTTCGATTGACCATTTATGTGACCCTAGTTGGTTGTATCAACCAATGGCAACGTTCCTTGCAGACAACAGCGCAACCTCTATCCAAGTTGTTGAAACGTCACTGAGTAAAACCACCGACATGGTGGTGAATGAGCTGGCGGATATTGCGATTATTAACTTACCAATCACCAACTACCCCGCAGAAGCGTTTGGCACGACCACCATGGTTCCCGTCATTGCCCACAACCACCCTTTAGCAAGCAAAGAGAACTTACGTCTCGCTGATTTTGCAACGACGTGTCAAATTGTGGTGCGAGATTTAGGCGAAGATGCCAATACAAAGCGAGATGTGGGTTGGTTAAAGTCAAGACAACGCATTACCGTAGACAACTTCGATCATGCACTGCGTGCGGTGGAACAAGGCGTTGGCTATTGCCGCATACCGCTTCATATGGTAAAGCCCGCAACCAACACCCAAATTAAGCAGGTCAATATTGAGCATTCAGAGCGCTATCAAGTCGCCTTGCATATCACTCTGCCTAAAGGTGTTAACACCGGTCCAGCCGCGCTAGCGTTTTATCATCAACTCTTGAGTCAAGCCCAAACCCGTATTGAGTAG
- a CDS encoding monooxygenase: MKKLLQVDFDFQGPFGQEMVQAMTGLAESINQEPGLIWKIWTQSEKDQLGGGVYLFADEASAQAYLAMHSERLTQMGIQNIRGVIFDINHALSEINHAPIA; encoded by the coding sequence ATGAAGAAGTTATTACAAGTTGATTTTGATTTTCAGGGACCTTTTGGTCAGGAAATGGTGCAAGCGATGACAGGCTTAGCGGAGTCGATCAATCAAGAGCCGGGTTTGATTTGGAAAATTTGGACGCAAAGCGAGAAAGATCAATTAGGGGGCGGTGTTTACCTGTTTGCTGATGAAGCCAGTGCCCAAGCTTACTTGGCGATGCACAGTGAGCGACTCACTCAGATGGGAATTCAAAATATACGTGGAGTGATTTTTGATATTAATCATGCACTTAGTGAAATAAACCACGCACCAATTGCTTAA
- a CDS encoding GntR family transcriptional regulator, with translation MNSELNPELMNKLSDRENTKSITLTEVLVEAIISGELPSGSKISEPELAKRYQVSRGPLREAMMRLEGLGLIERIAHVGARVIALSPEKLVELYAVREALEGMAARLAARHIRQEEILGLELLLAKHSAHIDEVEGASYFHQEGDFDFHYRIIKASRNNKLIALLCDELYHLLRMYRYQSPRAQSRPKEALDEHKFILQAIRNRDEELAEMLMRRHISGSRKLIEQQISLAENDKDTNP, from the coding sequence ATGAATAGTGAGTTAAATCCTGAGTTAATGAACAAGCTCAGTGACAGGGAAAATACCAAGTCTATCACGCTGACCGAAGTGTTAGTGGAAGCGATCATCAGTGGTGAGTTGCCTTCTGGCAGTAAGATTTCCGAGCCCGAACTCGCCAAGCGCTATCAAGTGAGCCGAGGTCCGCTGCGTGAAGCAATGATGCGCTTAGAGGGGCTAGGCTTAATTGAGCGTATCGCTCATGTCGGCGCTAGAGTGATCGCTTTATCACCGGAAAAGCTGGTTGAGTTATACGCGGTGCGTGAAGCGCTCGAAGGTATGGCGGCGCGTTTGGCTGCTCGACATATCCGCCAAGAAGAAATCTTAGGCTTAGAACTGCTATTGGCAAAACATTCTGCGCATATTGATGAGGTCGAGGGTGCTTCTTACTTTCATCAAGAAGGGGATTTCGATTTTCACTATCGCATCATCAAAGCGAGTCGCAATAACAAACTCATCGCGCTGCTCTGTGATGAGCTGTACCACTTGTTGCGCATGTATCGCTATCAATCTCCCCGTGCTCAATCTCGCCCTAAAGAGGCGTTAGACGAACATAAATTCATCCTTCAAGCGATTCGTAATCGTGATGAAGAGTTGGCAGAAATGCTGATGCGGCGCCATATCTCCGGCAGTCGCAAACTGATCGAACAACAAATTTCTCTTGCTGAAAATGATAAGGATACCAACCCATGA
- the prpB gene encoding methylisocitrate lyase, with amino-acid sequence MNLSPGAKFRLAVEQNDPLQIVGTVNPYCAMMAKNVGHQAIYLSGGGIANASYGLPDLGITTLNDVLVDVERITNACDLPLLVDIDTGFGGAFNIARTIKAMEKAGAAAVHLEDQVAQKRCGHRPNKAIVSQQEMVDRVKAAVDARNNDDFVIMARTDALAVEGMDSAIERAIACVQAGADMIFPEAMNELGQYVQFSDALAQATGKHVPILANITEFGQTPLYGCDELAQSKVDMVLYPLSAFRAMNKAAENVYQHLLQEGNQEALIGAMQTRNELYAHLNYHDYEDKLDKLFSEGN; translated from the coding sequence ATGAACTTATCCCCCGGAGCGAAGTTTCGACTCGCTGTCGAACAAAATGATCCCCTGCAAATTGTCGGAACCGTCAATCCATATTGCGCCATGATGGCGAAAAATGTTGGGCATCAAGCCATTTACCTATCAGGTGGTGGTATTGCCAATGCTTCTTATGGTTTGCCGGACTTAGGGATTACGACCCTCAATGATGTGCTGGTGGATGTAGAGCGAATCACCAATGCCTGTGATTTGCCGCTGTTGGTTGATATCGATACAGGATTTGGCGGTGCATTTAATATTGCCCGCACGATTAAAGCGATGGAAAAAGCCGGTGCTGCCGCGGTGCACCTTGAAGATCAAGTCGCGCAGAAGCGTTGTGGTCATCGTCCAAACAAAGCCATTGTGAGCCAACAAGAAATGGTTGACCGCGTCAAGGCTGCGGTGGATGCACGCAACAATGATGACTTTGTCATCATGGCTCGCACTGATGCGCTTGCGGTTGAGGGCATGGACAGTGCTATTGAGCGTGCGATTGCCTGTGTGCAAGCGGGCGCTGACATGATCTTCCCTGAAGCGATGAACGAGCTGGGTCAATACGTGCAGTTTTCTGATGCGCTTGCACAAGCAACCGGTAAGCATGTCCCCATTCTTGCCAATATTACTGAGTTTGGCCAAACGCCTCTTTATGGGTGTGATGAACTCGCTCAGTCCAAGGTTGACATGGTGCTGTACCCACTGAGTGCATTTCGAGCGATGAATAAGGCGGCAGAAAATGTCTATCAACATCTGCTGCAAGAAGGTAATCAGGAAGCACTAATTGGGGCGATGCAAACTCGCAACGAATTGTATGCTCACCTTAATTACCACGACTACGAAGATAAGCTCGATAAGCTTTTCTCCGAGGGTAACTAG
- the prpC gene encoding bifunctional 2-methylcitrate synthase/citrate synthase, with product MPTKEIGGAGLRGQSAGSTALCTVGKSGTGLTYRGYDITDLANNAQFEEVAHLLLRGHLPNQQQLDTYKTHLLSLRGLPQALKHALELIPADAHPMDVMRTGCSVLGNLEQEKDFSEQLDATERLLALFPAMICYWYRFSHDGVRVDTEDQSQDSIGGYFLKLLTDREPSELHKQVMHCSLILYAEHEFNASTFAARVCASTLSDLHSCITGAIGTLRGPLHGGANEAAMEMIENWQTPDEAEENILRMLENKDKIMGFGHAIYRESDPRNALIKRWSKALSEGVGDTHLYAVSERVEAVMKREKGLFCNADFFHASAYHFMDIPTKLFTPIFVMSRLTGWAAHVYEQRENNRIIRPSADYTGPEHQEWVPIEQR from the coding sequence ATGCCTACTAAAGAAATAGGCGGCGCAGGTCTACGAGGCCAAAGCGCTGGTAGCACGGCACTATGCACTGTCGGTAAATCGGGGACAGGTCTAACATATCGTGGTTACGATATTACTGACCTAGCAAACAATGCTCAATTTGAGGAGGTGGCACATCTTTTGTTACGCGGTCACTTGCCCAATCAGCAGCAGTTAGATACTTACAAGACCCATCTGCTAAGTTTGCGTGGTTTACCGCAAGCGCTTAAACATGCGTTAGAGCTTATCCCTGCCGACGCGCACCCGATGGATGTAATGCGCACAGGGTGTTCAGTCCTCGGTAATCTTGAACAAGAGAAAGATTTCTCAGAGCAGCTTGATGCAACCGAGCGTTTGTTGGCGCTATTCCCCGCGATGATCTGTTACTGGTATCGCTTTAGTCATGACGGTGTGCGCGTTGATACCGAAGACCAATCTCAAGACTCTATCGGTGGTTACTTCTTGAAGTTACTGACAGATAGAGAACCAAGTGAGCTGCACAAACAAGTGATGCACTGTTCACTGATCCTCTACGCAGAGCACGAGTTTAATGCTTCTACCTTTGCTGCGCGTGTTTGTGCTTCAACCCTCTCTGATTTGCATTCTTGTATTACCGGAGCAATTGGCACTTTGCGTGGGCCTTTGCACGGTGGTGCGAATGAAGCGGCGATGGAGATGATTGAAAACTGGCAAACACCAGATGAAGCTGAAGAGAATATTCTGCGTATGCTGGAAAACAAAGACAAAATTATGGGCTTTGGTCATGCCATCTACCGTGAAAGCGACCCGCGAAATGCACTAATTAAGCGTTGGTCAAAAGCGCTTTCTGAGGGCGTTGGGGATACTCATCTTTATGCGGTTTCCGAACGCGTAGAGGCGGTGATGAAGCGCGAAAAAGGTCTGTTTTGTAATGCGGATTTCTTCCATGCTTCTGCATACCATTTTATGGATATTCCTACCAAATTATTCACCCCGATTTTTGTGATGAGTCGTTTAACAGGTTGGGCTGCGCATGTGTACGAGCAGCGTGAAAACAACCGCATTATTCGTCCTAGTGCGGATTATACCGGACCTGAGCATCAAGAATGGGTGCCAATCGAGCAGCGTTAA